Genomic segment of Bifidobacterium lemurum:
ACCCCGCCGCAGCACACGCACCGCCACGTCCCACCGACGGAACAACGGCAGCGTGAAGAAGACGGGCGCATCCGGATCGCATAAGTCGAAGAAGAAGAACGGCAAGAACGGCAAACCCGTCAAGCATCGCGTGCTCAAATGGACGCTGGGCATCATCGGCGGCCTGATCGGCGCCGCGCTGCTCGCCGGCATCGGCCTGTTCGTCTACCTGTACGCCACCACGGAAATCCCCCAGCCCGAGAAATTCGCGCTGGCGGAGAAAACCACCGTCTACTACGCCGACGGCACCACGGAGATCGGCTCCTACGCCGAGCAGAACCGCGATATCATCAGCTGCGAATCGTTGCCCGACTACGTGGGCCAGGCCATCGTCGCCTCGGAGGACCGCACCTTCTACAGCAACTCCGGCATCGACCTGAAGGGCATCGCCCGCGCCTTCATCACCAACGTGACCACCGGCACGCGCCAAGGCGGCTCCACCATCACCCAGCAGTACGCGGAACGCTACTACATGGGCGAAACCACCTCGTATATCGGCAAGGCGCGCGAGGCGGTCCTCGCCATCAAAATCGCGCAGACCGAAAGCAAGGACGAGGTGCTGTGCAACTACATGAACACCATCTACCTGGGCCGCAACTCGTACGGCATCCAGGCGGCGGCGCAGGCGTATTTCGATAAGGACGCCAACGACCTGACCCTGTCGGAGGCCGCGATGCTGGCGGGCATCATCCCCGCGCCCTCGACCTGGGACCCCGCGGTGAACGAGGAGATGGCCCAGCAGCGCTTCGAGCGCGTGCTCAGCATCATGCAGGAGGACGGATACATCACCTCCACCGAGGCGAGCGAGGCATCCACCTTCCCCACCGTCGTCGACAACACGCAGCAGAACATCTACCAGGGGTCGAACGGCTACCTGCTCACCATGGTGCAACGCGAGCTCATCAACGCCGAGGCCTTCACCCAGGAGGATCTCGACACCGGCGGCTACAAGATCGTCACCACCATCGACAAAACCAAGCAGGACATCATGCAGACCGTGGGCGACACCCGCCCCGAAGACATGCCCGAATCCATCCAGGTGGGCGGCATCGCGGTCGATCCCGACACGGGAGCGGTGGTCTCCGTCTACGCGGGATCGGATTATCTGACGCAACAGCTCAACAACTGCGATCAGGCGGTGTTCGAACCCGGCTCGACCATGAAACCCTTCGCCCTGCTGGGAGCGGCGCAGGAGGGCGTGAACTTCAGCACGCTGTTCAACGGCAACTCCCACCAGCACTTCTCCGGCATCACCGACGAGGTGAACAACGCGTTGGAGAACGACTGGGGCAACATCGACCTGTACCAGGCCACCGCCAACTCGGTGAACACGGTGTTCATGGCCATCAACGAGAAGCTCACCCCGCAGCGCACCGCCGAAATCGCGCATGAGGCGGGCATCACCGGCGAGATCGACGAGGATTCCCCCTACAACGTGTTGGGCATCAACGCGATCACCGTGTGGGATCTGGCGCAGGGCCACACCACCATCGCCAACGACGGCGTGAAGAACACACTGCATATGGTCGCCTCCGTGCAGGATTCCGACGGCAACGACCTGTACAACGCGCCCGCCGAGAACGAGCAGGTGTTCGACTCCAACGATTGCGCGCTGGTGCAGAAGGCCATGCAGGGCACCACCTCGTATGGCACGGCCGCCGGCGTCTCCACGCTGCTGGGCCGCCCGGTGGCGGGCAAGTCCGGCACCGCGAACGACGAGAACGCCGCCTCCTTCGTGGGATACACGCCGAACCTGCTCAACGTGTGGGCCATCTGGAATCCGGATGAGAACGGCAACCCGCAGGTGGTGCCGGAATTCGCCGGCTACGGCGTCTCCTCCACCGGCTACCCCTCGCATCTGTTCAGCGAGTACATGAGCCAGGCCTTGGAAGGCATGGAGGTCGAGCAGTTCACCACGGCCACGGACGACGGCAAGATCGGCGGATCCGACGGCACGTGGGGCCTGGGCACCTCCGTCGCGCAGCAACAGCAGCAGGCCCAGGAGCAGCAGGAGGCCCAGGAGGAAGCCCAGAGGCAGGCCGAGGAGGAAGCCCAGCGCCAGGCCGAGGAGGAGGCGCAGAGGCAAGCCGCTGAGCTCGCCGCGCAGTGCGCCGCCAACCCTAGCTATTCCACCGAATGTCCGAACTATCCCACCTCAGGCGACGGCGGTGACGGCGGAGACGGCGAGGATTCCAACACCACGCCCGGAGAGAACAACGGGGGAAGCAGCTCCGGCACCGGCGGCTCATCCTCCAGCGGCGGCAATTAGCGTCGCAATCCGGTGATCCGGCGCATATGGCACGAGAGGCCTCGAATCCAATCGAGGCCTCTCGTGTCATTGATGATGCGTTCAGGCCGTTCGGCCCATCCGGAGGCTTCCGCCATCCGCGCCGATTCGGTCCATCCTTGGGCGCACCCTTGGGTTGGCGCGGACGCGGCCCGCTACCGCGCCAACCGGTCGTATTCGGCGCGGGTGAGCGAGACGACGCCGCCGTGTTTGGTGTGCTCGGCGAGAGCGAAGTCGGGATCGTCCAGCAAACGCCAGCCCGCGTCCAGATCATTGGTGACCATCGGACGGTAGCCGATCGAGGGGATCACATCCACCAGCAGATACCATTCGTCGCCCGCTCCCCCATCGTTGTGATGGTTGGCGAACACGGCCGGCCCCTCCACGCCGCCCGGCTCGCCGCCGGCGTATTCCGCGCCGATGCGCGTCTGGACCGTGGTCCATTCCGCGCCCCGCTCCCACCAGCGTTTCGCGTCGGTGCGGTCCATCCAGATGCCGTTGCCGTGGCTGTTGTCCTTGGTGATGCGGTAGGTGCGCGTGCCGCCGTCCGGCAGCGGCCGTTGAATCATGGTGGTGTCGATGGAGTTGCCGCCGGTGTCGATGAACACGCCGCCGTATTCGTACGTTTCGTTGGTGAAGTCGCGTGTCGCGCCCCACAGCACGGTGTCGTGCGAGTCCGGATCGGTGTGTCCGGGGTCGTCGTCGGCGAACGGGCGGGACGACCAGTACATCACGAACGCGCCGCGCCCGCCGTCATGGCCGGCCGCGCGATCCTCGTCGTAGTAGTCCGGCACCCACAGGCATTCGCAGGCCCAGGCCATGCCGAGTTCCATGCGCGAGCCGTCGGCCCTGCGCGACACGTCGAGTGTGCGGGGACCGCGCCAATGCAGCAGATCGTCGGATTCCCAGATGATGAGGTCGGTGCTGCCGTGGTGGCTCCAGTAGCCCCAGTTGTCGTTGCCCTCCTCGGCGTCGAGTCCGCCGAACACACGCAGGTCCGTGGCGATGATGTACCACACGCCGGTTTCCGGGTTGCGGATGATATGCGGGTCGCGCACGCCGGTGGTGCCGATGTCCGAGGTGAGCACCGGCTCGCCGCCGTTGAGCGGAATCCAACGGCGCGGGTCGTCGCCGTCGGAGCGGTCCAGATAGATGCGCTCGGCATAGCCGTGCGGGTCCTCGCGGAAGTGGACCATCAGGTAGCCGTACTTCTCGTCGTTCCGTGTATTCACAATCGTTCCTTTCTGTTTCGAAGCGCCATGCGCTCCAGCGGACCGAACCGATGTCAGCGCGGTTCCAAAACGTGCACGTCCATGCCCGGCAGTCTGCCGAAGGAGTAGATCGCGCCCATCGCGGCGAACGCCGGCGCCGCGACGCCGAAGGCCACCATCAGCCCCGGCCATGTGTAGTACGCCCATACCACCAGCAGCAACAGCAGGGCCAGCATCAGAGAACACAGCGGGCGGGCCACCACCATCTGGAACGAGGTGCGCACCTGCCACCAGAGCCGCTCGTCGAAGTTCACATGGACGGCCCACGACATCATCACGAACAGGCCGTAGACGACGTTGAGCACCAGCAAGGCTCCGGAGACCCCATAGCCGACCGGGCCGAGGTCGTTCCAATTCATCAGCCAGTATTCCCAGATCAGCACCAGCCAGACAACGAACTGCGGGTAGCCCAACGCGTTGGCGGGCTTCAGCTCCGCCTTCCATGCCTGGTGGAACACAGACCATGTCTGTTTCATCGTCCACGAACGGTCGTCGACATCCAACAGCCATGTGCGATAGGTGGCGTACGCGGCGGCGATCGAGGGGAAGAAACCCGCCACGACCAACCCCATCAGCATATGCGCGATGAAGGCGATGTGAACGACCACAACCATCATGATCATACGGCAGATGAATTCATAACCGACGGCGAATCGCTTCATCGCGGTCCCCTTTCAGTGGAGCGGCATACCTTATGCAAACCTTTATAGGCGATGTCGTGGAGATGGTCCGGATATGAACCGGCGCTGCCGCCGTACGGGGTACGGTCACCAGCGCCGGGGTCGGAGTTCCGCAGGACGGTATCCGTCGATCAGCCCTTCACGGCGCCGATCATGACGCCCTTGGTGAAGTACTTCTGGATGAAGGGGTAGATGACCAGAAGCGGCAGGGTGGAGACGATGATGATGCCGTACTTGATCGAATCGGCCAGCTGCTGGCGTTCGATCATCGACTGGCCGTTGCTGCTGCCGCCACCGGACGTGGTGACCTGGTTGGCGAGCAGGATGTTCTGCAGGATCACCTGCAACGGCTGCTTGTTCTGGTTCCTGATGTAGATCAGGCCTGTGAAGTAGTCGTTCCAGTGGCCCACGAAGTAGTACAGCGCGATCACGCCGATGATGGCGCTGGACAGCGGCAGCACGATCTTGATGAAGTATCCGAAATACCCCAGGCCATCGATCTGCGCGGCGTCATGCAGCTCCTCGGGGATCGAGGATTCGAAGAAGGAGCGTACGATGATCACGTTGAACACGGACACGGCGCCCGGCAGGATGAACACCCACATGGTGTCGAGGATGTTCAGATCCTTCATCAGCAGGTAGCCCGGGATCAGGCCGCCGGAGAAGAACATGGTGAAGGTGAACAGGAACAGGATGACGCGGCGGGGCTTGAACTCCGCGCGGGACAGCGCGAAGCCCACCGGCAGCGTGACCAGCATGTTGACCAGCGTGCCGACCACGGAGTACAGGATGGTGTTGCGGTAGCCGATCCAGATGCGCGGCTCCTGCAGCACCTTGACGTAGCCGTTGAAATTGATGCCCTTCGGGAAGAGCACCACCTCGCCTTGGGAGACGAGTCCGGCGTTCGAGAAGCTGGCGATCACCACGAACCACAGCGGGTAGATGGTCACGAACACCACGGCCACGATGATGGCCGCGATGATGATGTCGACGATCCAGTCGCCAAGCGTCTTGTGCTGACGGACCTTGGGGTTCCACGGGATATCTGCGCTGGAGGCCTTGGCGGCGAGCGTGGGGGCGGATGCGCTCATGGCTGATGATCCTTTCTTGACGTTTCGTTTCCGCATCAGAAGATGCTGGTGTTGGACGCCCGCTTGGCGACTTGGTTCGCGATGATCAGGAACAGGAAGTTGATGACCGTGTTGAAGAGGTTGATGGCCGTCGAATAACTGTATTGGTTGGACACCAGACCCATCTTGTAGACGAAGGTCGAAAGCACCTCGGAGCCGGACAGGTTCAGCGAGTTCTGCATCAGGTAGACCTTTTCGAATCCGACGCCGAGCACGGAGCCCATGTTCAGGATCAGCAGGATGCCGCAGGTGGGCAGGATCGTGGGGATGTCCACGTAGCGGATCAGCTGGAGGCGGCCCGCGCCGTCCATCTTGGCGGCCTCGTACAGCGAGGTGTCCACGCCGGCGAGGGCGGCCAGATAGATGATGGAGTTCCAGCCGCAGTGCTGCCAGACTTCGGTGATCCAGTAGATCGGGGCGAAGGCGTCCGGGTTGCCCAGAATGTTCGTCTCCCCCAGGAAACGGCCGATCATGCCGGAGTTCGGCGCCAGGAAGATGTTGATCATCGAGACGATGACCACGGTGGAGATGAAGTGCGGCATGTAGGTGATGGTCTGCACGAAGGATTTGGTGCGCTTGCCGGCGATCTGGTTGATGAGCAGGGCCAGGATGATCGGCGCGATGAAGCCCAGCACCAGCGTTCCCAGGGAGACGCGGATCGTGTTGATGATCAGGTCGTCGAACTGCGGGGAGTTGAAGAACTGGATGAAGTATTTGAATCCGACGAACTTGCCGCCCGAAAGGCCCGCGCCGGGCACGAACTCGCGGAATGCGAGCTGGATGCCGTACATGGGCACGTAGGCGAACAGGCCGACGAAGATCATCGCGGGCAGGGACATCAGCCACAGCTGCCAGTAGCGCGACATGTGGTTGCCGATGCGGGCCATCAGAGACGGCCGCTGTGCTGTGCTGTCGCCCGCCTGCCGCGATGCGGAGGACAGATCTTTGGCGCCGTGCGCGCCTCGTGTTGCGGAAGCCATGGATATCCTTCCCTCAATGAAATGCGATCTTTGGATTGCGACAAGTGCGTCGCGCGATGCCGCGCGATGCGACGGCGTCGATTGCCCGGGCCGGGTGGCACAGGGCCCGATTGCCGTTCGCACGTCTGTGTTGGCGAGGGAATCGGGCCCTGTTATGTTGTTTTCGGTTATGCGCGGGATGGGGTCATCGCGCGCTCATGCTCGGCTCAGGAGGCGGCGATGGTGTCGTCGTAGGCCTTCTGCCACAGCTCGATGTTCTGGTCGAGACCGCTGCTCTTGAGCGTTTCGATGTACTCGTTCCAGGTCTCGTCGGTCAGGCCGCCGTCCTGGATCCAGGTGGAGATGAGCGGCAGGGCGTAGTTCCAGATGGTCGAGTTGTTGTTGGAGACGGTGGTGTTGTCCTCGGCGCTCAGACGGGTGTACATCGGGATCAGGTCGTTCTCGCCGATGTGGGACTGCTGGGTGGCGTACACGCTGCCATCCTCCTCGGCCAGCACCTTGTCCTGGTCGCCGGTGACGGACATGTCCTCGCGCACCCAGGTCAGGCCGCGGTCGGCCAGGCCGAAGGTGGACAGGTCGTCCTGGAACTGGATCACGTTGTAGACGCCGTCGCCGGTGTTCTCGATGTAGGTGTCGAGATCGCCGTAGTAGGACTCCATGGAGATGTCCGGATCGAGGAAGGTGTCGATGATCTTGAGCGCGGCGGCCTTGTGGGCCTCGTCCAGGCCGGCCGCGACCGCGGCGCCGTTGTAGATGTCCTGGAACTGCGGCTCCCAGGTGGTCTCCTCATAGGAGACGCCCGGGGCGGCGGGGACCTCGATGGAGACGTACTGGTCGGAGAGGTCGCCGAAGTTGCCGGTGTTCCAGCCGAAGATCATGCCGACCTTGGCGGTCACGCCGTCGGAGGAGATGTCGGCGGTGTTCAGCGAGGAGTCGCGGGTGAGCACGTCGGCGGGCATCAGGCCGGCCTCGATCAGGGAATGGTAGTACTCGATGACGGAGCGGAAGTTGTCGGTGAGCATCCAGTTGTTCACCACGCCGTCCTTGACGTACATGCCCTGGGAGCCGGCGGAGGTGATCACCTGGGTGTTGATGCCGGTGCCGTTGAGCAGCAGGAACGGGCTCCACCAGCCGAATCCGGCGGTGCCGAGCTGGTTGATCAGCATCGGAACCTCGTCGGCCTCGCCGTTGCCGTTCGGATCCTGCTCCTTGAAGGCGGTGAGCACTTCGGTCAGCTCGTCCCAGGTGGTCGGCACCTCAAGGCCGAGCTTGTCGAGCCAGGACTTGTTGATCATGAGGTTCTGGCCGGAGGACCACTTGGCGCCGGAGGCGTTGCCGTAGTCGGAGGGCACCTGCCAGACGTGGCCGTCGAGGTCGGAGCCGAACATCTTGGCTTCCGGCACGGCTTCGAAGTATTCCTGCACGTTCGGCATGGAGTCGAGGTCGTCGGAGAGATCCTCCCAGTAGTTGTACTGGGCGAAGTTGTCGGCGTTGTAGCCCCAGATGGTGATGTCGGCGACGTCGCCGCTGGCCAGCACGGTGGAGGCCTGCTGCGCCCACTGGGTGTCGAGGATCTCCTCCCATTCGATCTCGCAGTCGCAGGCGGCTTCCAGATCCTGGGTGAGCTTCATGTCCGCGGCTTCGATCTGGGTGCTGCGCTTGATCAGGCTGATCTTGATGATCGGCTTGCCATCGGCGTTCGTGGCGTTGCCGTCGCTGCCGCAGGCCGACAGGCTGACGGTGCCCATCATGGCCAGTGCGATGGCGGCCGCAAGGCTCTTCTTGATCTTCATGGTTTCTCCTTACTTGCTTTGGCGGTAAAACCAAAATCCTTCGTCGAACCACCGGCCCTGTCCAAGGACTTCCTTGTCGGCGATCATATCGCCACAGCTCCGATTTCTAACGTTGTAATTTTGATTATACAACTATTTTCATCGTTGTACAAATCAGCGGGACACGCTGTGTTGCTCTTCGGTTTTCGCGTGTTCCGCCCGGACGGAAGGCCCGGGCGGAATCACTGTATCGGGGCGGAATCATTGCGTTCCGGACGGAATCATTGCGTTCCGGCCGAAACGAATCCTCCGGCAGCGCCGCCTCAGGCGGCCAGCATCGCGCCGGCGCGCGGGCCTCCGTCCGCGGGCAGCACGTCGGTGGTGGCGGGGGTCCACACCACATCCGGCTCGGGAACGCCGAAGTCGGGGCCGGATTCGGTCCAGCCCACCACGCCGACGCGGGCATGGCGGTTCGGATCGAACAGCGGATCGCCTTTGATGTCGGTGTAGTTGCGGCAGTGGTAGATCATCAGATCGGTCTCGCCGTCCTCCGCCTTGACGAAGGAGTTGTGGCCAGGGCCGTACTGGCCGTTCTCGGCGCAGGTCTTGAACACCGGCACCGGGCTCTTCGTCCAGCTGGCCGGGTCGAGCAGATCGGCGTCGCGATCGGCGGTGAGCAGGCCCACGGCGTACGGCACGCCGGTGCCGGAGGCCGAGTAGGTGATGTAGATCTTATCGCCGTGGAAGAGGAAGGCGGGCCCCTCGTTGACGAGGAAGTCGATGCATTCCCAGTCGTATTCGGGCTTGGTGAGCATCACCGGCTCGCTGTCCAGCGTCCACGGATTGGCCATTTTGGCGATGTAGAGGTTGGAGTTGCCGGGGATGTCGTAGTCCTTCTGCGCCCAGACGAGGTACTGCACGCCGTCGATCACCTCGGTGGTGGCGTCCAGCGAGAACGAATCCATCGGCGTGACGATCCGCCCCTTCTCCACCCAGTTGTCGGTGGTGGGGTCGTCGTCGGTGTTCTCCAGCACGAACATGCGGTGCGTGGGCATGCCGTTGGGCTCGAACTCGCGCTCGGCCGCGGCGAAGTAGATGTACCACGCGCCGTTCACGCGGTGCAGCTCGGGCGCCCAGATGTATTTGCTCATCGGGCCGGACTCATGCTTGCGCCACACCACGGTTTCGGGCGCGGACTGCAATCCGTTGATCGTCGACGCGTGACGAATCGCGATGCAGTTGTATTCGGGGTCGGAACCGGTGAAGTAGTACTCGCCGTCCACTTTGACCACCCAAGGATCGGCTCGTTGTAGCACTACCGGATTGTTGTAAACAGCCATGTTCTCCCTCAATCCTTTGCGTTTCAGAGTTTACAACGTTGAATATAACAGATTTACAACGTTGAAACAAGTCGGCGCGTTAACGCGTAAAAAAGAGAGGCCGATGCGTCGCCACGCATCGGCCTCTCCACACAAAACGCCGCCGGCCCATTCCGACCGGCGTAAGCATCGTCAGTACTGCACCATCCTGTCCGGCAGCGGTCGGGTCGACTGACGCACCACCAAACTCGACGTGACCTTGCGGAACACCGGGGCGTCTCCGGGCGTCCCACCGAACGGCGCGACGCCGTCGATGCGGTCCTTGAGCACCTTCACCGACAGTCTCGCCACCGCCTCCAGGCCGGGGGAGATCGAGGTCAGCGCGGGCGTGAGGTACTGCGAATCGTCGGAATTGTCGAAGCCGATCACCGAGATGTCGTCGGGAATCCTCAGATCGTGCATCTGGATCGACTGCATCATGCCGGAAGCGAGCATGTCGTTCAACGCCACCACGCCATCGGGACGGACGCCGCTGTCCAGCAACTCGTTCATCGCACGCACGCCATTGGCGCGATGCCACATGCCGGCGGGGACCACCAGACTCTCGTCGAAGGGAACGCCGGCCTCATCCAAGGCCTCCTTGTATCCCTGGAAACGCAGCGCCGCGGAACCGACCCGCTCCCCGGGATGCACGCCCACCACGGCGATGCGCCGGCATCCGGTCTGCAGCAGGTACGCCGTGGCGCGTTTCGCGCCCTCGGTGTTCTCGGTGGCGATATGGTCCACCTTGTCGGTGAAGATGCGCTCCCCGAGCAGCACCAGCGGATAATCCACATCGAGCTGATCGATGTCGTCCGGCCCCAGCTCCAACGGACTGAAGATCAAACCGTCCATCATGGCCTGCTGCGAACCGTGCAGCGCGTCGATCTCGCCTTCGCGCGAATACAACGTCGGCTCCACGATCACGCGCATGCCAAGTTTTTTGGCCTCATCGATCACCAACGAACTGAGCTGCGCGAAATACGGCATGGCCAAATCGGGAATCGCGAGCGCGATGATGCCGGTCTGTCCCGTGCGCAGGTTGCGCGCGGAAACGTTCACGGTATAGCCGAGATCGGCGATGGCCTTATTGACCTTGTCACGAGTGGCGTCGGAGACGAACTCGTAGTCGTTGACCACATTGGACACGGTTTTGATCGACACTCCGGCCGCCTTGGCGACCTCCCGCATCGTCACCACGTGCTGTTCGCCGGAATTGGATCTTCTCGGCATCTCTCGTCTCCTTCAGAGTCTCTTCACTTATGACAAGGTGATGTTCATCGTTATACAAGCATAGTCCGGATGCAGCTCCTCGGTGGACTGCAGGTCGAGGACGGGCATGCCCTCCGCGGACCAATGCACGCGGCGCACCTGGGCGTCGCGGCCGCCGTAGCGCCCGCCCTCGTATTCGGCGTTGTGGAACACGTAGATGAGGTTGCCGTCCTCGTCGTGAGACCACATGCCGTGTCCGGTGCCGAGCTGCCATTCGCCGTTGTACATGCCGGACTTCTGCAGCGGGTAGGCGAGTTTGGTCCACGTGGCGGGGTCGAGCAGGTCGGTGTTCTCGCCGGCCGGGGCGGTCACCAGACCGGTGGTGTAGTCGATGCCGACCAGCGAACCCGAGTAGATCAGGAAGATGCGTCCGTCGTGCACCACCGCGTTCGGCCCCTCGGCGATCGCGTTGTCCCACGCGTATTCCGGCACGATGATCTGACGCGGCTTGGAGGTCAGGCGGTTCGGCCGCTTGGGGTCGAAACCCGCGATCCATACGCTGCCCACCTGCTGCCAGGCGTAGTACCAACGGCCGGAATCGACGATCACCGTCATGTCGAGCGATATGCGCTGCACGGGGTTGAGCGCCTCGCCATCGGGGCCGAGAATCGGTTCGGGAACCGTCCAATTGCCTGGCTCGCGCGGGTCGAGGTCGCGTCCGTCGGCATCCTGCCTGAGCTGCATGATATGGCAGCTTCCCGTCCACATATCCGGTTTGCCGGCGCGGTCGTTGGGCGAGCCGTCGGGGTTGGCGCTCGGCCCGTCGAAGCAGGGCATGAACAGTATGGACAGACGTCCGTCGATCACGTGCAGCTCCGGCGCCCAGAAGCAGCCGGTCATCGCGCGGCCTTCGGAGTTGAGGTCGCCGCGCACCAGCAGGTCGACCTCACGCTCGCGGCCGCCTGCCGCATCGGAGAGCTGGGCGATGGACGAGGCGACGCGCAACGGCATATGGGTGCGCCCGCCGCGCGGGTCGATGCAGTTGCCGTCCTCGTCCTCGGTGGCGATGAACAGGAACAGCGGCTCTCCGTTCCATTTCCAGGCGAACACCGACGGATCGGCGCGTTCCACCGCGAACGGCACGGGGTAGACGGTCTGACGGATGCGGCCGTGGATGGCGCGGCGATCCCCCGCGACCAGACGTCCGGCGGCGAGGTCGTCGTTCAGACGGCCGATCTCGTCGGCGTCCCAATCCACCGCGCGCATGGCCGACGAACCGTCGGAGTACTTGAGTTCGGCGCACACGTTGCGCAACGTCCATACGGCGGCGCGGGCCTCCTCGCCGCGCAGCGAGGCCGGTATCGAGTACGGGCGCACGGACGCGCCGGTGTTGTAGATACGGCCGAAGCGCGCGATCAGCGTGCGCGCCTCCTTTTCGGTGATGGCGATGCTGTTGCCGGGCACCACGTCGGCGATGCCGTAGACGTCGGCGGCGTCCGCGCACGCACCGGCCGGATCGCGGCCGGCCGCCGCGGCATCCAACGCCTCCGTATCATCGGCCACGGCAAGCGTGCGTCCGACGGCCTCGGCGATGTCGCGCACAACCGCGATGCGCGCGACGCCGTCGTCGGAACGCCAACGGATACGGTATTCGCCGGCGTTCTGGTCGAATTCCACGCTCGGCTTGTTCACGCCGGCGTCGGTGTCGAGCACCACCTGGCCGAGCTGTTCGAAATCGGTCAGATCGCGGCTGACGGCCAGCAGGAACGACGAACGCTCCGACCCGTCGGGATCGCCGCCGCGCGCGGTGCGCGTCGCCGCGATGCCGAAACCGCCGTCGGCCAGACGGAACAGGTAGGGGTCGCGCAGGCTTTTGAGCACGATGTCGACTTCCGGCATCACCGCGCCGTAGGCGACCGCCGGGCTTGCCTCACGGCCGTCGTCGTAGGGGTCCACGCCGAATCGGGCGGCCGCCACGCAGGCGGCGCGCGCGTCTCCCGCAGGATTCCCGTCGGCGCGCGAGCAGGCGGCGCTCGGCACTCCGGCGGCGAAGAAGATGCCGTAGTTCTCGTTCAACGGCATCCAGTCGCCACAGGCGCGCGAGCGCAGCGCGAGGTGCATGCTCAGGGCGATATCGGCGTTGTTCGCCTCTTCGCGCTTGGTGGGCTTGCAGGTATAGCACAGCAGGGAGGTGGTGCCCAACATCGTGATATCCTTCCGGATTGACCTTTTCCTTTACAACGTTGTACACTATAGCGCGAGTTACATCGTTGTACAAATTTGACAACACGCAGAACAACTCACATCAACGAAGGGGAGAAGAGCATATGGCACCCATCACGGCACTCCGCCACGCCGCCACCACCGTCCTCGCAGCCGGCATGCTGGTCGGCGCGCTCGCCGGATGCACACAAGGCATCGGCGGATCCGCAGCGGACGGCATCGGAGAGGCGGCCAATCAGGCCAACACGGCGACCAGCCGCGACACCGTCACCGAACAATCCGGCATCGCCCGCGTTTCCGTCCACGACCCATCGGTCGTCAAAGCCAACGGCACCTACTATGTGTTCGGATCCCACCGCGCATGGGCCAAAAGTGACGATCTGGTCAACTGGACCACTTTCGAAAACAACCTGAGCACCGATTACGACGACATCCTCGGCGGAATCTGGGACGAATGGTCCAAGCAGACCGCCAATCCCGAACTCACCGGCAACATGTGGGCCCCGGACGTGGTGTGGAACGACACCATGAAGAAATGGTGCATGTACATGTCGGTCAACGGCATCAACTACCGCTCCACCATCGTGCTGCTCACCGCCGACGACATCGAAGGCGACTGGACCTATGTGGGGCCCGTCGTCTATTCGGGGTTCAACAACAACACCGTCGAGCGCACCGACGTGGGCGAAGTGCTCGGCGACGGCGCGGACATCACC
This window contains:
- a CDS encoding transglycosylase domain-containing protein, with the protein product MASYTRRARNTAGAAESSAASTRGPRRSTRTATSHRRNNGSVKKTGASGSHKSKKKNGKNGKPVKHRVLKWTLGIIGGLIGAALLAGIGLFVYLYATTEIPQPEKFALAEKTTVYYADGTTEIGSYAEQNRDIISCESLPDYVGQAIVASEDRTFYSNSGIDLKGIARAFITNVTTGTRQGGSTITQQYAERYYMGETTSYIGKAREAVLAIKIAQTESKDEVLCNYMNTIYLGRNSYGIQAAAQAYFDKDANDLTLSEAAMLAGIIPAPSTWDPAVNEEMAQQRFERVLSIMQEDGYITSTEASEASTFPTVVDNTQQNIYQGSNGYLLTMVQRELINAEAFTQEDLDTGGYKIVTTIDKTKQDIMQTVGDTRPEDMPESIQVGGIAVDPDTGAVVSVYAGSDYLTQQLNNCDQAVFEPGSTMKPFALLGAAQEGVNFSTLFNGNSHQHFSGITDEVNNALENDWGNIDLYQATANSVNTVFMAINEKLTPQRTAEIAHEAGITGEIDEDSPYNVLGINAITVWDLAQGHTTIANDGVKNTLHMVASVQDSDGNDLYNAPAENEQVFDSNDCALVQKAMQGTTSYGTAAGVSTLLGRPVAGKSGTANDENAASFVGYTPNLLNVWAIWNPDENGNPQVVPEFAGYGVSSTGYPSHLFSEYMSQALEGMEVEQFTTATDDGKIGGSDGTWGLGTSVAQQQQQAQEQQEAQEEAQRQAEEEAQRQAEEEAQRQAAELAAQCAANPSYSTECPNYPTSGDGGDGGDGEDSNTTPGENNGGSSSGTGGSSSSGGN
- a CDS encoding glycoside hydrolase family 43 protein, with the translated sequence MNTRNDEKYGYLMVHFREDPHGYAERIYLDRSDGDDPRRWIPLNGGEPVLTSDIGTTGVRDPHIIRNPETGVWYIIATDLRVFGGLDAEEGNDNWGYWSHHGSTDLIIWESDDLLHWRGPRTLDVSRRADGSRMELGMAWACECLWVPDYYDEDRAAGHDGGRGAFVMYWSSRPFADDDPGHTDPDSHDTVLWGATRDFTNETYEYGGVFIDTGGNSIDTTMIQRPLPDGGTRTYRITKDNSHGNGIWMDRTDAKRWWERGAEWTTVQTRIGAEYAGGEPGGVEGPAVFANHHNDGGAGDEWYLLVDVIPSIGYRPMVTNDLDAGWRLLDDPDFALAEHTKHGGVVSLTRAEYDRLAR
- a CDS encoding YesL family protein, translated to MKRFAVGYEFICRMIMMVVVVHIAFIAHMLMGLVVAGFFPSIAAAYATYRTWLLDVDDRSWTMKQTWSVFHQAWKAELKPANALGYPQFVVWLVLIWEYWLMNWNDLGPVGYGVSGALLVLNVVYGLFVMMSWAVHVNFDERLWWQVRTSFQMVVARPLCSLMLALLLLLVVWAYYTWPGLMVAFGVAAPAFAAMGAIYSFGRLPGMDVHVLEPR
- a CDS encoding carbohydrate ABC transporter permease, which produces MSASAPTLAAKASSADIPWNPKVRQHKTLGDWIVDIIIAAIIVAVVFVTIYPLWFVVIASFSNAGLVSQGEVVLFPKGINFNGYVKVLQEPRIWIGYRNTILYSVVGTLVNMLVTLPVGFALSRAEFKPRRVILFLFTFTMFFSGGLIPGYLLMKDLNILDTMWVFILPGAVSVFNVIIVRSFFESSIPEELHDAAQIDGLGYFGYFIKIVLPLSSAIIGVIALYYFVGHWNDYFTGLIYIRNQNKQPLQVILQNILLANQVTTSGGGSSNGQSMIERQQLADSIKYGIIIVSTLPLLVIYPFIQKYFTKGVMIGAVKG
- a CDS encoding ABC transporter permease, with product MASATRGAHGAKDLSSASRQAGDSTAQRPSLMARIGNHMSRYWQLWLMSLPAMIFVGLFAYVPMYGIQLAFREFVPGAGLSGGKFVGFKYFIQFFNSPQFDDLIINTIRVSLGTLVLGFIAPIILALLINQIAGKRTKSFVQTITYMPHFISTVVIVSMINIFLAPNSGMIGRFLGETNILGNPDAFAPIYWITEVWQHCGWNSIIYLAALAGVDTSLYEAAKMDGAGRLQLIRYVDIPTILPTCGILLILNMGSVLGVGFEKVYLMQNSLNLSGSEVLSTFVYKMGLVSNQYSYSTAINLFNTVINFLFLIIANQVAKRASNTSIF